TTTTTGCTGACAAAAGAGAGTGATGGCAAGCTTTTGCAGGAAAGGGTGCAACAGCTGGGGACGGGGCCATGGCTCGCGCTTGTCTACGGAAGTGATGTGCCATACGACTGGGCGGATACTTTACATACCCAATACGAGCACACCGGGGAGTATGAGGTCATTCGCATGGCGTTATTTACCCACGAGCGTGCTTTGCTTGGGGGGGAACCTGATGGGAGATGGATGCGATTCCTCTGTAGGCAGCTCGCTCGATACTCACTGGTGACGATGGTATGCGGGATGCGCGAAGTGGATGAAGCGCTTCGGCAATTGCCTCGCTATCTGGCATGGAAGGAGCAGTTTTATATCGAACTTGGTGCCAGCTGCGATGAGAAGGGAATTTCTCTGCTCCAAGTCAGTCGCGCGCTCGGTATGGACAAACGAATCGGTCACGGCTGGCTCTACCCGTCCCGTCAGGACTCTTCTCTCATCGTTCGATGGCTTGTAAAAGAATGCAGGCTCGTTCTACAAAAAGCCAATATACAGCGGATCGTACTTTGGGGAGAGGATTCGCTATGGGAGCAGATGTCTTCTGACTGGTTGGCTGGAAAGGACGTTGCCATGTACACGGGGGAGGACAAGCCAATTCCGAACAAAAGGATGACGCGTTGGACGCTATACGATTCGTGGCAGGATGCTATAAAGGATGCGGATTTGCTCGTGATCGGGAATGCTGCGGGAACGACCATTGCAGAGCTGCCGTTATCAGAGCTGGTTAGCAGAATGAGGCATTCCTATGTCATTGATGCGGCAGCTTGCTTCCCTGTGCAGGAAGCCCAGTCCTACTTCCAAGCCTACCGAGCTATCGGCGAAAACACGAACGTTTGGGAATGATGCTGACTATAATAGGGTATAATGATTGGTATATTGAGGAAAAGGGCAGGCGTTTTCACTATGGAAAAAGTTGCTCAGCGATGTATCGTCTGTGAACAGGAGCAGAATGACGGAATCGCCATTTGTGAGCAGTTTATCTGTCAACGGTGCGAACAGGAAATGGTCAATACCGATGTACAGGATGAAAAGTATCCGTTTTTTATTCATCAGATGAGACGCATTTGGTTGCGAAAAGATGCGTGAAGAAAGAAGGCATCGGTGCATTCCGGTGTCTTTTTTTTGCTGGATTCATGCGTGTCCAAATCATGCTAAAATAGGGGAATAAAAATAAAGGACGTGAGTCGCGCGTGTTGGAGAGAGATGTTGAATTTCGGGAGCGACAAAAGCGTGCGCCCCTTTATGAACAGCTTGAACGGCACGCCAAGCATCGGCCGCATCCGTTTCATGTGCCAGGACATAAAATGGGCAACAGCTTTGACAACCATGCGAAAAATCGCTTTCAAGACATTTTGGAGCTGGACGTAACGGAAATTAGCGGGACAGACGACCTGCATCAGCCACAGGGTGTCATTGCAGAAGCGCAGGATTTGGCGGCGCAAGCCTTCCATGCGGAACAGACCAAGTTTTTGATCGGAGGAAGTACAGTAGGAAATATCGCCCTCATCATGACGGTATGCAGACCGGGCGACAAGATACTCGTACAACGCAATTGCCATAAATCTGTATTCAACGGCATTATGATGGCGAGAGCAACCCCGATCTTTTTAGTACCTGCCGTCGATCTGGCAACAGGAGTCGCTGCGGGTGTAAGGCGCGAAGATGTAGAGCGTGCGCTGCTTGCACACCCCGATGCCAAGGCAGTTTTTTTGACGAATCCGACCTATTATGGAATGGGTATCGATTTGGCGAAATTGGCGGCTACTGTCCATCGGTTTGACGTACCGCTTTTAATAGACGAAGCTCACGGTGCCCACTACGGGTTCCATCCTGCCTTTCCGCGTTCTGCTATGCAGGAAGGTGCAGATGCTTCGGTCCAATCGACACACAAAATGGGAACAGCGATGACGATGTCCTCGATGCTGCATATTCAGGGGGAGCGGATTGATCGTGAACGGTTGTTCCGCCATCTCGCCATGCTTCAGTCTTCCAGCCCATCCTATGTGCTGATGGCTTCGCTCGATGTAGCCAGACGTCATCTGGTGTTGGAGGCGACCGAGGAGTGGAACAGGTTGTTGCCGCTTTTGGACAAGTTTCGGGAGCGACTTGATCGACTGGACTGGCTGGATTGGCCGCGCCTGTCCACAAACAGCGTATACGCTACGCTTGACCCGTTGAAGCTGTTTTTTCATTTGCGAACAGCCCAATTCAGTGGATTTGACTTGCAGAAATGGATGGAAAAGCACGGGATTTTCTCGGAGCTGGCGGATGACTCTCATGTACTCCTCGCAGCCTCGACAGGAACAGCCTCCCGTGACCTGGAAGCTTTGTGTAGATTGCTTGAATCGATGGCGCCACAAGTAGAACCGGGGGAGGAGCGCATTCTTTTGGCGGGAGTCGTGTCTTCCCATTATTTGCGCGAGCAGGCATTGCCGATGCATGAAGCCGTTGATTGCCCGAGGGAGTCCATTCTTTTGGAGCAGGCTCTGGGACGCATTGTGGCAGAGATGGTGATTCCATATCCGCCAGGGATTCCGGTGCTGGTGCCAGGCGAGCGGATCGATGAAGAAAGTCTGGCGATGCTAAAGGAATTGGCGAGAGGACAAACACGATTCCACGGCGTACAAGACGACCAGCTACAAACGATACAGGTTTTACGATAATTTAAGCAACTGGCCTGCTACAACAGGGGTGGAAGGAGTATGGAAGTGGCAACAGGAAAAAAAGGCCGATTTATTACGATAGAAGGCGGAGAAGGGGCTGGGAAATCCACCGTCATCGCCAAGCTGTACGAAGAGCTGAAAACGCGGGGAGTCGATGTGCTTTTGACTCGTGAGCCCGGTGGAATTGATATCGCCGAAAAAATTCGGGAAATTATTTTGAATCCGGCCCACACGCAGATGGATGAAAGAACAGAGGCTCTCTTGTATGCGGCAGCACGTGGTCAGCATTTGGCGGAAAAGGTGTTACCTGCTTTGGCAGAGGGTAAGCTGGTACTGTGCGACCGTTTTATCGACAGTAGTCTCGCCTATCAAGGACATGCGCGGGGATTGGGTATTGATGCTGTCTACCAGATTAACCGATTTGCTGTCGGAGACTGTATGCCGGAATTGACTTTATTCTTTGATGTACAACCCGAAACCGGATTGGCACGGATTAATGCTTCCCGTGGACGAGAAGTAAATCGTCTCGATCTGGAAGGGATGCGTTTCCATGAGCTTGTTCGAGAAGGGTATCAGCTGGTCATGGAACGCGACCCAGAGCGCTTTGTCGTCATTGATGCCGAGCAGCCGATGGAACAAGTATATCAATCTGCCCTACAGGCACTGCTAGACAGATTGTAAAGGCTGTAAGGTTCCCTGTACCGCAGGATGATGTACATGCTGTATAATATGTTTAAGCGAAATAACGTACCAAGCCTACGTGTTTTTCATACAATGAAGAAGTCAAATTGGGAATCGATCATGGGAGAAAGGGTGATAGCCGATGAAAATGGTAGTTGCGGTCGTCCAAGATAAAGATAGTGGTCGTCTGTCTCAACAACTGGTAAAAAAAGGTTTTCGTGCTACGAAGCTGGCTAGTACGGGTAGCTTTTTACGCGCCGGTAACACAACTTTTTTGATCGGTACGTCTGACGAAAGCGTGCCGGAAGTAATCGACATCATTGCGCATAATTGCAAATCCCGCAAACAAATGGTCACTCCCGTCTCTCCACTCAGCAATGCTGTAGACTCGTTCATGCCATATCCGCTGGAAGTACAGGTGGGTGGTGCGGCAGTATTCGTATTGGATGTCGGGGAGTTCCACTCATTTTAATGTGGTTCCTTCTCTCTTTTTTCGCAGCTTTCGTATATACTTGATCTCATGGGGACAAACCCTGTATTGGATCGGGCGACGGAGGTGGCGATATGAAAATCAGTGATGGGTTACGGCCTAAACTGGACTTGATTAAAACGACGGATTCACGCAAGAATCCTCAACTGGAAAAGCTGAATTTTGGCACGATGATTCAAGGAGAAGACGAACGTATGTCTCAGGAGAAGCTTACCCGGCTGCTGACAGACATAGACAAGCAGGGACAGATTCTTGCTCGTTCCCGCGCCGTTCGTGACTTCTATGCTTATAAAAATCTCGTCAAGCAGTTCATGGAAGAGGCTGTGAAGTTCGGCATTGCCTTAGATGACAGACGAGGAATGAATCGACGTGGTCGCAGCAGGCTGTACAAGATCGTCAAAGAGGTGGATGCAGAGCTGCTCAAGCTGACAGATGAGCTCTTGAGCGAGCAGGCACCAACGATTGATTTGTTAGCCAGGATTGGCGAAATCCGCGGCATGTTGATCAATTTGTATTTTTAGTGGGTGTGAAACCATCATGACATGGACCCGTTTTTCTCAGCAGCCACGAGCACAGGAACTGCTGTCTCATAGTTTGCGCAACGAACGACTGGCACACGCCTACTTGCTGGCGGGTCCCAAAGGTTCAGGTAAAAAGCAGATGGCCCTGCATCTGGCGAAGTCCCTTTTTTGTTCGGAAAGGGAGGCAGACGCCTGCGGGGCCTGTGTTACATGCAGGCGCATAGATGGTGGCAACCATCCGGATGTGTTGTTTATTACGCCTGATGGGGCTTCGATTAAGATCGACCAGATCCGTTCGCTGCAAAAAGAAATGGCGATGCGCGCCGTCGAGTCGTCACGCAAGGTATATATCATCGAGCACGTCGATAAAATGACGACACAGGCTGCCAACAGTCTGCTCAAGTTTCTGGAGGAACCGCCCGCTGGTGTACTGGCACTACTTTTGACAGAGCACAGCCATGCGATTCTTCCTACGATTTTATCTCGATGCCAAATCGTTCAATTTTCACCACTTTCTGCAGAATCGATTGCGGAAAAGTTGCGTGCAGAGGGCGTTTTGGCGGGAATGGCGCAGGTTGCCTCCCACATTACGACAAATGTGGAAGAAGCTATGACACTCAGCCAATCAGAATCGTTTGCACAGCTAAGAAATCTAGTGATACAATTGGTGCAGGAGTGCAAACAGCGCAATTCATCTGCACTCTTAACGATCCATGATATGTTGCAAAAGAGCGACAAAAGTAAAGAGGAACTACCCCTCTTTTTAGATTTGCTCATCCTTTGGCTGCGCGATATCCTGTATTTGCAAGTAGGCAGGCATGCCCATCTCATTAACAGCGACCAACAGGATGTGCTGCAAGGACAAGCACTGGTATGGACAAAAGCTGAGCTCTTGCGTGGGATAGATTTGGTCATGGAGACGAAAAATCGGATAGAGCGAAATGCCAACGCACAGTTGGCTCTTGAGCGGTTGGTTCTTCAATTCCAGGAGGGATAACCCTTGTACGAGGTTGTTGGGGTCCGCTTTAAGAAAGCGGGCAAAATATATTACTTCGACCCTGACCGACTGCCGATTGAGCAAGACTGCACCGTCATCGTGGAAACGGCGCGAGGGGTCGAATTTGGCAAGGTCGTCATTGGCAAAAAAGAAGTGGCTGAGTCTGATGTCGTATTGCCGCTGAAAAAGGTCATTCGGATGGCAGACGAGCGAGATGCAAAACAGGTGGATGAAAACAAGCAAGCCGCCAAGAATGCTTTTGCTGTATGTCAGACGAAGATCAAAGAGCACAAGCTCGATATGAAGCTGGTCGATGTGGAATACACGTTCGACCGCAACAAGATTATCTTTTATTTTACTGCTGACGGCAGGGTTGATTTCCGTGAGCTTGTAAAAGACCTCGCCTCCGTATTCCGCACCCGGATTGAGCTTCGCCAGATCGGTGTGCGTGACGAAGCCAAAATGCTCGGCGGGATCGGGCCTTGTGGCAGGTTGCTTTGCTGTTCGACGTTCCTCGGCGATTTCGAGCCTGTCTCGATCAAAATGGCCAAGGACCAAAATCTTTCGTTGAATCCAGCCAAAATCTCTGGTCTATGCGGCCGGTTGATGTGCTGTTTAAAATACGAGAACGACAACTATGAAAGCTCGAAGGATGAGATGCCGGATGTCGGCAAATTGGTCACCACCCCGATGGGGAATGGACGAGTCGTTTCCGTAAACGTGCTTGACCAATCTGTTCAAGTAGAGCTTTCAATTGACAAACGTGTCACCGAATTCGGATTGGATGAGATTGCGATAGGTCTCCCCACCTTTGAATAAAGTGTGGGGGTAGGGGAGAGGTGAGCTAGTGGACAAACGGGAAATCTTCGTCAAGATGGCGAGCATTGAAGAACGTATTGGCGACCTTTATAAGGAAATTGGTGAATTGAAAGACGTCATCGTTGTTTTGATGGAGGAAAACGCCCAATTACTCGTTGAAAACCAGCACCTTCGCAACCGACTAGACAGGAAAAAGACCGGCTCCCAAGCAAAACAAAAGGGAACAAGCCCTGTCGCGAAGGAAAAAGCCAAAAAGGCAGTGGTCGGCGAAGGATATGACAACCTAGCCCGTTTGTACGCGGAAGGATTTCATATCTGTAATGTGCATTTCGGCAGCCTGCGAAAAGAAGGGGATTGCCTGTTCTGTCTCTCATTCCTGAGCGGCGGCCCTCAAAAATAAGCGGTGAGTAACCAGCACCACATGAAAAAGCGACCTGGGCCACGTGTCAGGTCGCTTTTTTCCGGATAGGAATAATAAGACAAGAACAAAAGGGAGTACGAGTCGCAGATGGAACCTGTCACCAACGTGCCGCTGTACGAAACAGAGCGCATCGATGATTTATTGACACATGAAATGAAAATAATCCAGAGCCACGAGGTGTTTTGCTTCTCCATGGACGCAGTTCTTTTGGCGCGATTCGCATCGGTGCCGAAGCGCGGAAAAGTATTGGATATGTGCACGGGCAATGGAGCTATACCGCTCATTATGACGACGCGTACGCCAGAAGCCAGTTTTGATGGAATCGAAATTCAAGAGCGTTTGTTCAGCATGGCGAGCCGCAATGTGACATTGAATGGTTTGAACGAGCGAATTACGATGCATCATGGCGATGTGAAGGATGCGGTGTCGCTGTTTGGGCACGGGAATTTCGATTTGATCACCTGCAATCCCCCATATATGCCTGCGACCAGTGGGGAGAAAAACATCAGCGAGCACTTTGCGATCGCTCGTCATGAGATTATGCTGTCCTTGGAGGATGTCATTCGCGTGGGGAGTCAGTTGCTAAAAAATGGCGGGAAGCTGGCGCTCGTGCATCGATCCACACGTTTGATCGACATCGTTTCGCTTATGCGCCAATACGGCATTGAGCCGAAACGAATGCGTCTGGTTTATCCGCGTAGGGAAGCAGAGCCGAATATGGTTCTGATCGAGGGAATAAGGGGTGGAAAGCCGGAGCTGAGAATTCAGCCGCCGCTGATTGTGTATGAAAATGGAGAGCAATACTGTGAAGAACTACAGGAAATCTATTATGGCAGACGAGATTCCCTCGAGTAAGAGTCACTATGTCTACATCCTCTCTTGTGCGGATGGGACACTCTACACCGGATATACAACAGAGCTGATCCGTCGCTTGGCTGCTCATAATGAAGGAAAGGGTGCCAAGTATACGAGAGGCCGCGGGCCAGTGGAGCTGCTCTATTGGGAAGAAGGGGCAGACCGTTCCTGGGGTCTCAAGCGTGAAGAGAGCATCAAACGATTAACGCGCAAGAAAAAAGAAGAATTGATTGGAGGGGCCTCCGAATGAATGTGCAACGCAGTTTTGCGTCAGAAGAAGCAGGAGTCCTTTATTTGGTGGCTACACCCATCGGTAATCTCGATGATATCACGGTGCGGTGTCTAAATACG
The window above is part of the Brevibacillus brevis NBRC 100599 genome. Proteins encoded here:
- a CDS encoding sigma factor G inhibitor Gin, translated to MEKVAQRCIVCEQEQNDGIAICEQFICQRCEQEMVNTDVQDEKYPFFIHQMRRIWLRKDA
- a CDS encoding YaaR family protein; amino-acid sequence: MKISDGLRPKLDLIKTTDSRKNPQLEKLNFGTMIQGEDERMSQEKLTRLLTDIDKQGQILARSRAVRDFYAYKNLVKQFMEEAVKFGIALDDRRGMNRRGRSRLYKIVKEVDAELLKLTDELLSEQAPTIDLLARIGEIRGMLINLYF
- a CDS encoding PSP1 domain-containing protein is translated as MYEVVGVRFKKAGKIYYFDPDRLPIEQDCTVIVETARGVEFGKVVIGKKEVAESDVVLPLKKVIRMADERDAKQVDENKQAAKNAFAVCQTKIKEHKLDMKLVDVEYTFDRNKIIFYFTADGRVDFRELVKDLASVFRTRIELRQIGVRDEAKMLGGIGPCGRLLCCSTFLGDFEPVSIKMAKDQNLSLNPAKISGLCGRLMCCLKYENDNYESSKDEMPDVGKLVTTPMGNGRVVSVNVLDQSVQVELSIDKRVTEFGLDEIAIGLPTFE
- a CDS encoding aminotransferase class I/II-fold pyridoxal phosphate-dependent enzyme; protein product: MLERDVEFRERQKRAPLYEQLERHAKHRPHPFHVPGHKMGNSFDNHAKNRFQDILELDVTEISGTDDLHQPQGVIAEAQDLAAQAFHAEQTKFLIGGSTVGNIALIMTVCRPGDKILVQRNCHKSVFNGIMMARATPIFLVPAVDLATGVAAGVRREDVERALLAHPDAKAVFLTNPTYYGMGIDLAKLAATVHRFDVPLLIDEAHGAHYGFHPAFPRSAMQEGADASVQSTHKMGTAMTMSSMLHIQGERIDRERLFRHLAMLQSSSPSYVLMASLDVARRHLVLEATEEWNRLLPLLDKFRERLDRLDWLDWPRLSTNSVYATLDPLKLFFHLRTAQFSGFDLQKWMEKHGIFSELADDSHVLLAASTGTASRDLEALCRLLESMAPQVEPGEERILLAGVVSSHYLREQALPMHEAVDCPRESILLEQALGRIVAEMVIPYPPGIPVLVPGERIDEESLAMLKELARGQTRFHGVQDDQLQTIQVLR
- a CDS encoding GIY-YIG nuclease family protein → MADEIPSSKSHYVYILSCADGTLYTGYTTELIRRLAAHNEGKGAKYTRGRGPVELLYWEEGADRSWGLKREESIKRLTRKKKEELIGGASE
- the tmk gene encoding dTMP kinase, producing the protein MEVATGKKGRFITIEGGEGAGKSTVIAKLYEELKTRGVDVLLTREPGGIDIAEKIREIILNPAHTQMDERTEALLYAAARGQHLAEKVLPALAEGKLVLCDRFIDSSLAYQGHARGLGIDAVYQINRFAVGDCMPELTLFFDVQPETGLARINASRGREVNRLDLEGMRFHELVREGYQLVMERDPERFVVIDAEQPMEQVYQSALQALLDRL
- a CDS encoding cyclic-di-AMP receptor; the encoded protein is MKMVVAVVQDKDSGRLSQQLVKKGFRATKLASTGSFLRAGNTTFLIGTSDESVPEVIDIIAHNCKSRKQMVTPVSPLSNAVDSFMPYPLEVQVGGAAVFVLDVGEFHSF
- the yabA gene encoding DNA replication initiation control protein YabA — translated: MDKREIFVKMASIEERIGDLYKEIGELKDVIVVLMEENAQLLVENQHLRNRLDRKKTGSQAKQKGTSPVAKEKAKKAVVGEGYDNLARLYAEGFHICNVHFGSLRKEGDCLFCLSFLSGGPQK
- a CDS encoding tRNA1(Val) (adenine(37)-N6)-methyltransferase; translation: MEPVTNVPLYETERIDDLLTHEMKIIQSHEVFCFSMDAVLLARFASVPKRGKVLDMCTGNGAIPLIMTTRTPEASFDGIEIQERLFSMASRNVTLNGLNERITMHHGDVKDAVSLFGHGNFDLITCNPPYMPATSGEKNISEHFAIARHEIMLSLEDVIRVGSQLLKNGGKLALVHRSTRLIDIVSLMRQYGIEPKRMRLVYPRREAEPNMVLIEGIRGGKPELRIQPPLIVYENGEQYCEELQEIYYGRRDSLE
- the holB gene encoding DNA polymerase III subunit delta' — translated: MTWTRFSQQPRAQELLSHSLRNERLAHAYLLAGPKGSGKKQMALHLAKSLFCSEREADACGACVTCRRIDGGNHPDVLFITPDGASIKIDQIRSLQKEMAMRAVESSRKVYIIEHVDKMTTQAANSLLKFLEEPPAGVLALLLTEHSHAILPTILSRCQIVQFSPLSAESIAEKLRAEGVLAGMAQVASHITTNVEEAMTLSQSESFAQLRNLVIQLVQECKQRNSSALLTIHDMLQKSDKSKEELPLFLDLLILWLRDILYLQVGRHAHLINSDQQDVLQGQALVWTKAELLRGIDLVMETKNRIERNANAQLALERLVLQFQEG